Part of the Poecilia reticulata strain Guanapo linkage group LG2, Guppy_female_1.0+MT, whole genome shotgun sequence genome is shown below.
TCTTCGTGAGGCAGGAACTCTCATTTCATTTGAACCCCCttgttgttgtgtgtgtttggctttAGGTGCGCAGGTTATCTCTTCCAGAAGGTGGGGAAGGTTGCTGCCACAGCTGTAGGTGGAGGTCTCCTGTTGCTGCAGGTAGTGTTGCACCTGTTTGTCTTGGAACATCTCAAGCTCTCGCTTCTGTTTCATTGGCCCGACTCTGCTTTCAGATAGCCAATAACAGCGGCTACATCCAGGTGGACTGGAAGAGGGTGGAGAAGGATGTGAACAAAGCTAAGAAGCAGCTAAAGAAGGGAACAGATCAAGCAGTCCCTGAGCTGAACACATTCATGGAAAAGGTGAGGTTCAAGGGAGATTGGAAATGAGAGCTGTCTTGTTCTTCATAGTTAATCTGCTGGGACTTTTCTGCTTAAAGCAAACTAGAGTACATCCTCCATTATTTCAGATGTTAGCTTTCTCTTTGGATTTAATTTCTGGCAAACGGttgtcacatttttacatcaacatcaaatatttaaaagagaaatgtgGGCATTCTGATGTTCAGAAGtcatgcatttgaaaaaaagaaaagtgatttttatgattaaagGCTTAACTACTCCATATTAAGGGGGCAGTATTAtttaaagttgacttttttgagctttacatcatgtcataatgttatttcctcttcaaaaacatacctacctaaagtgttgctttgattctttgatgcatgtttgagaaattattttatctccatggcaaccattcagctgtgcaaatcTCGCCTGGTTGAACCTAGCGCTGCCTTccaggacgaagctcctcctcagagttTCCAACTTTCTGAGCTTCTGTCTCTCAGAGCTGTTGTACATTCGACTAATTCAAAGACGAAAAGGAGTCAGATGGATTATTCAGATGAACTTTAGTGAATAAAAAGGATGAACGAATCATATATGATATGATATACGACAGAGTGTAGGAACTCGGCTAACATAGCTCTttctgggggggaaaaaccCTCCaaattttcttcttcatctaactttaattagattttttgcCAGATATGTACTCCTTTGTAGCttcattataattattattttatttacaaacagaTCTAATGCTCCATTGTAGCTTAGTGATATGTTTGTCTGATTATGACGTAACTtctggagttttgtttttaaatcaattgaATTTGTTTCACATTGACAATATAGGGAAATGCGATTCATGTGTGAAATAAGATCATTATTTCACTATAAAGTGTTTGAATGCAAAAATAGATCAAATGAGAGCTCATCACTTTCTTATGCATTACTTCATGTttgtctgttacataaaatccagcTGAAATTCAGTGAAATTTATAGTGACGGAACATGTGAAGGGTCTGTACTTTAACAGAACCATTAAAAGAACTCATTAAAAGATCCAAACCAtgcatttaaagagacagcagcGCTACTTAACAGTTCGGCTGAGTTCCATTTGTTTGACGTGAcgtctgcattttcttttcatttttgtctcctCTAAGTCTTGAAGCTGATTTTGAACTGAGACATCATTTCCGTGTTTTTTCAGTCCACAGAGTTCGTGAAGAAGAACATTGTCGTCACCGGCGGTTTCGTTGGAGGGTTTCTGCTCGGCCTGGCGTCTTAGGGTGTGCCAAAGCAGAAGAGTCTGCGTCCCTCTGTCTTTACAAAATCATGGTTGATTGTTATTGCAGggattctgaatttttttttcggCAGCAAGCAGCCAGTTTCAGTTAAACTTCCAGatatatgtttcttttttaagctgCACACCATTTTGTCTCTGAAACTGTACAACCACATCAATATACTGTCAGTGGGAAAGTCAGGCTTCATATCGGGCTCAATATGATCTTTTACGGTATGTAGCATGCTTAGGCTTGAAGCAGAAGAACGTGGAGGCtctctaaatgttattttctatttatttgaacCAAACTGAATTTGTTCCAGAAGGAAAACACATGCACTATTTATGCCAGACATTGGGTGGctaattaccttttttttttaaattcacattgAGGTTTCAATCAATGCCAGTGTTGTAATTTTCAAATCCAAACATAACAATCTTTATACTAAAATGTTGAATGGGACTATTCAGTGCTGATGGATGTGGGAATTGCATTGCCTTCTTCAGAGGTGTGGAATGGGTTACATCTGCCACACTAGCATCtcctttttatatatatatatgtatgtattgtTGAGTGTAGAAATAATGTCTATAATGATGGTACTGGGAGACTGGATTGCTTACtcttcaagaaaataaaaatgtttatgtcaaatgtttacatttgtctgttttttaacTGACCTAAAAGTGGAGGACAAAGTAAAGTAAAAGTCCTTTTCATTGACCAACTATGAACTATTCACAATATTCATAGCGAATGTTGTGAATGACAAAACAGTCATTCACAACATAGTTCATGTCTTATGAACTGTAGAGGTGGGCGAAATGGATTcaaagttaattattttgacaataaacCAGAGTTCTTATGTtaagatatttattgatgctctcattGAACAgtgagaggggggggggggaacaaagTAAAATTAACAATCCTGACAATGTGGACTGTTTGggggattttttaaaacattaatttgacTTTATGGTCATAATGAGATTTCTTATGGTAATttatttgtcacaataaatgataaacagtaGATGCCCAACCCGAATGAACTGAATGTAAACATTCAACTCAATTGGGGGGTAATATATTCCAACTACACTATCATTACTATGCAAGAGTGTACAATGTTAATTTGGTAATGTAGTCCAAGTTATCTCGATGTTGACCAGCAATATCAGGAGCAGGATTTTATTGCTATCATGCAAccccagctgctgtggttgtgaACGGTTCTCACATGCAGTACTGAGGTTTTTTGTTCTTGGTCAACATTATGTctaatttctttaaagtttatCCAGCTCGTTTTCCGTGGTTGCAACTCACACACTCTGCTGCTCGTCCCACAACATTTCGTTACAACTGTGCATCTGTAAAGGGTTTATTGCCAGGGAGCATTATTATAAGCCagaagtaacattttctttaacctttttgtaTTGCAAAAGCTCTACATAAGACACACAAACCCACTAttctgaaaagcagaaacatttaaactgagCGCCTTAGGCGAGTACATGACAATTAGcgtaaaaagtcaaaaacaaccaacatcCAAATAATTCACTATGAtaatgtctgattttgtttttctttcgcTAAGTCCATTGATTTTAAAGGTAGGTGTTGTTTCGCCATATTTTCTTCCTCGCGTTGCTAGGAGACGCTCCAAACAAAAAGCGCTTCCTTGGCAACCTTCACCATTTGTAAGTTTAGAGAAGTCgataaagtgaaacattttgaagtttttttcaaaatggctctACCACTTATGCCCGGAAACTCACCTAATGCCCAGGTAAGAGTTCAGTCAGCATTTATCTAACAAACTACAGCCTTAGCTCGGCTATGTtaggggttttgtttttttccacagctgcGTCGCATTACGGTGGCAGCAGAAGCGGCGTTGCTACGTTGGGTCCTTTTGTAGGCTTTAGTTCACAATAGTTCTGGTTGAATCGTTGCATGTGTGGACAGCTATTCCCTCTGGTTATGGATGAGGTGGAAAGTAAGAGCAGGAAtgatttctgctcttactttgAAACTTTCGGACAGTTGTTAAGGCGTAACTATGGCAACTGTTCAGGTCAAACATCTATGTGTAATATTCAATTCAAATAACTTTATCCCCGAggtgctgtttaaaaaaattatttcatgttattATACTATTTAGaaatacttagcaaccctgaacaggagcacttagtttacatactttagaacaacattagattattttttccccctttttttctttcctttggtttgttattttgtttgtatttccttttaactcacgtaaagcactttgaattgccttgttgctgaaaatgtgctatatactatataaataaaatcgcCTTACCTTATTATGGGCCCAGAAGTCTTCCGTTGCATCACTCTGCTGCAACAAACAATTTGTATTGTCTCCAGTATTGTCACCATCCGCCACCAAGCTTTGAAGATGCTTAAATGATATGAGTTgtgacaacatttaatttctctttaggatgaatcaagtatttttgaatttcactTGAATTTTTCGAAAGCAAGTCATATGTAACGAAATATgtgatgtcatatttttttccatatacaTCAATAAGTGAAGGTAACATatggttacttgattgtgctataaaattacaCCACGTGccaggaaaatacataattctgcccctttaagaagCCATTTGAAATGAACTATACATGTGGTTACTCGGCAGGATATTCTTACATCACTGTGTACTGACAGTAAAAaagcgagagaaaaaaaaaagatcattttttgATAGCCTCCATCTTGAATGAGTCATGATAGATCCTGGTCTGTCTCCTCTGTGCCACAGCTAAAGAAGGAGAAATTTCACAAATCCCAGCATTTCATGGTTTACGGTGGACGTATGGTGCTGGACCTGGAGAAGCCGGGTATTGGAGGAGAGCCTTTAGTCGGCCAGAAGTTTCTACCAAAATATTCTGTCTATCCCAAAGGAGAGGGAAGTGATCTGCCTTCATGGGTTGCTTTTGACAAACAGGTAAAACTGACTGGACTCAGTTCCTCTGTTATGGATTCAAAAATGGCTAATAATATGGctaatagtatattttttttataacacctTTTACCAAATCAAGTCAGTGATTTGATCACTTTAAGATAACTGCCATGGATATCTTCACACAGAGCCTTGCAAATGTTTCCATACtccttgttcacattttgtcaaaacgCAATCATGAATTTCTATGAACTTCATTGGGATTATGTGTGACTGATCAAAACAGAGTCAGGAATTTTGATGATAAATGTTATTTGAAATTCTTTAAAGTTTGACTtccatacactgcaaaaagacaWaatcttatcaagtatttttggcctgattttagtgcaaatatctttgtattCTTGAAATAAGGCTATACTAAAttacaagtacattttcagcaagatatcgAAGCTTATTTTAGGACCACCAGTGCATGATATTGATATAAAAAAGGCTTTAGTTcttctggcagattatttcacttataaaatggggGAAATGTCTTaatgtaactgaaataatctgccaactagaactttttcatcaatattaataaattatctacttaaaacaagctgtttaaaagtgtaaaagaaacttgctggaaagtttctttgaaattcatttattgtcttatttgaagtgagCTAAGATATTTATTTGCTCTACACAGtttttgcctttctttcttttttttctggtgaaaaaatgaagaaaacaacaggaagtggtgactttaattgtgtttggtatttaatggaaacatcacaaTTGCCAAATTGTGTTTTTCGACATTTGCGGAAAATTGCCAAAGTTTTACGCGCGCTAGTAATGGAAAAGCAACTAGTGAGTTACAGATAAGTAACTAATTTACAACTTTGAAcattaaatattcaactttGAACATTAAATATAGTTAAATATAGTTTGTAATTAAATATAGTTTGTAATGGAGCAgataaaaggaaatattttaacatgttctaattaagaacatttttctaaatttttcgCATCATGTGAGGACTTCCAGATGGTTCCCATCAGTCACTTGTCTGCTTCTCTGAATAATGCTCTGGgttctgaatacttttgcgattCTTTATTTCAAGTGAATTTACTGCGTCATCTGTAAACTACAGAACTACGGTGTAATTAATGCCAGTTTCTCCCTCCAGACTCTTCGTTTTGATGCTTACTTCAAGGAACTTGAATTTGATGCAAAGGTCGAGACACACAGAATCAGAAAGTGTAAGATCTTCTTCTACCTGGAGGATGACACCATCCAGGTGATAGAGCCGAGATTCAAGAACAGCGGCCTCCCTCAAGGTGCCACTGACACGTCTGAAACTACCTTGGAAACCATGTACTTTCCTCGGTCCAGCTGTCGAAGAGAATCACAGGTATGGCAGTAAAACGGTGAATAACGTTGGTCATCCCTGTGGCAGGAACTCTCATCCACCGGCACCGCATCCCTCTGCCTCCGCCCAACGACAACCAGTTCTACAACGTTTTCAATTTCAACATCAACAAAGACATAGTGTTTTACTCTCG
Proteins encoded:
- the fundc1 gene encoding FUN14 domain-containing protein 1; amino-acid sequence: MANRNKDVEEEIYDKVVDLTEYAKRQRWWNRLFGKNSGPVAEKYSVATQIAIGGVSGWCAGYLFQKVGKVAATAVGGGLLLLQIANNSGYIQVDWKRVEKDVNKAKKQLKKGTDQAVPELNTFMEKSTEFVKKNIVVTGGFVGGFLLGLAS